The Bacillus sp. Bos-x628 genome segment TTGTAAATGAGCCAGTCACTTGAATACAGAAGACGATCAGCATTACGGAAGCCAGAGACGTAATTGATGTCCGCTTCACGCCACGTTCGTCCGCTCGCTGAAGGAAGTCGTCCCTCACGGTTAGAGAAGATGTCTCCCCCAATGCTTTTCCCTGGGGCTACCTCAGCTAAATTTCCTTTTGATGGGACCCACCCAAGAGCAATTGCTTGAGATTTTGTTATATAGTTATCAGGTAGTCGTTTGTAGCGGATTAAATAGTCTGCAACCCCATCAAACGTGTTAATGACTGCAAGTGTATGCAGGTCTGGTGCAAGTTGAGTTGACACTGATTGAGCGGCGTTTGACGGAAGAGCTGTTTCTGCATGAGCATGCTGTGGGGTGAATCCAGAAAACAAAATAGCAGCGATCAGAGTAATCATCGTAAATAAAGAACTCAATTTTTTCATCTTCATCCT includes the following:
- a CDS encoding ribonuclease, whose product is MKKLSSLFTMITLIAAILFSGFTPQHAHAETALPSNAAQSVSTQLAPDLHTLAVINTFDGVADYLIRYKRLPDNYITKSQAIALGWVPSKGNLAEVAPGKSIGGDIFSNREGRLPSASGRTWREADINYVSGFRNADRLLYSSDWLIYKTTDHYATFTRIR